One region of Triticum aestivum cultivar Chinese Spring chromosome 6B, IWGSC CS RefSeq v2.1, whole genome shotgun sequence genomic DNA includes:
- the LOC123133584 gene encoding protein FAR1-RELATED SEQUENCE 5, with product MREDRRRAAGGMMDATPGEMEGISMEIVPATGGTEGSSMEIVPATGGMEGMTDATPGEMEGMSMEDSLIDGNRDLLLSFDSTEGLPAAMDHTDVPLERVVVEDEEGLLDLPPEYADPAMLVPKVGQSFMTERDAFNLYNIYAVRMGFGIRLSKLRFSASKKLTMREFCCSHQGKNPKTKKPSVRVGCGAMLRINRPIGEGSWTVTKFVEDHNHELKEAIGVTKNYKSHNQIDEGTRHVIADMVDSGMRSTNMYGLLSGFCGGASMVPFSRRMMDRLAYAIKRDECSEDVELTLDLFKELQSNSSNFFYSVQVDKACRVKNIFWSHAVSRRNFQAFGDVVTFNTTYKTNSYNMPFAPFVGVNNHFQSILFGCALLRDETVESFNWLFSTFRKCMNGKEPQCILTDNCQQMAASIKKVFPKASHRVCKWHILKKVRENCGNIYSTRETFKEDFHRVLTQMLTVDEFEGAWKELISEYKLEDCVYLKQMWDIREKWAFPYFGQLFYAGMTTTQRSESVNYVLKRFVMPASSMNGFVKKYERFFIDRLQMEDYEEFHTKHDKVVMKTRSPLERHASKVYTRGVFNLFVEQLLESLSFKVVATDEESVFKIVRIGGFSRNIWRRHRYEVYADLESMTFSCVCKMFEHKGILCCHVLSVLIHDGCAEIPEQYVLKRWTKDARDRVPSFLEGYKDDVDAAASQTYRHLVLHTTSEEVNRLGNKYMKAYKVTMEDLSQLVEKLRKVCLEEEQAILEGAEVEGDVHNQTHDRTTADGDRTPGEGDSTPHVHEVSEGPFEEGVSMEDILPPVNNRPRGRPKTTRWKTGGEVASTKKSGKKVGGNSDSTKQGRDASGKKESDIIRYCGECGDPGHNKTTCGKPSTYKRKYVYKE from the exons ATGAGAGAGGATAGGAGAAGAGCCGCCGGAGGTATGATGGATGCGACCCCTGGCGAAATGGAAGGTATATCAATGGAGATCGTTCCCGCGACCGGCGGAACGGAAGGTTCGTCAATGGAGATCGTTCCCGCGACCGGCGGCATGGAAGGTATGACGGATGCGACCCCTGGTGAAATGGAAGGTATGTCAATGGAGGACTCGTTGATCGATGGCAACAG GGATCTCTTATTATCATTTGATTCCACTGAAGGACTTCCAGCGGCAATGGATCATACGGACGTCCCACTCGAGAG GGTTGTGGTAGAAGATGAAGAAGGATTACTTGATCTCCCACCTGAATACGCGGATCCAGCGATGCTTGTTCCTAAGGTGGGACAAAGTTTCATGACCGAAAGAGATGCTTTCAATCTGTACAACATCTATGCTGTGCGGATGGGTTTTGGAATTCGACTGTCGAAGCTGCGTTTTAGTGCATCGAAGAAATTGACTATGCGGGAATTTTGTTGTTCGCATCAG GGAAAAAATCCTAAGACAAAAAAACCTTCAGTGCGTGTTGGGTGTGGCGCTATGTTGAGGATTAATAGACCAATTGGTGAGGGGTCGTGGACAGTGACTAAGTTTGTAGAGGACCATAACCATGAGCTTAAGGAGGCAATTGGTGTGACTAAGAATTACAAGTCACATAATCAAATTGATGAGGGGACTAGACATGTCATTGCAGACATGGTGGATAGCGGTATGAGGTCGACCAACATGTACGGTTTATTGTCAGGTTTTTGTGGAGGAGCTTCAATGGTCCCGTTCTCGCGTAGGATGATGGACAGGCTAGCTTATGCTATCAAGAGGGATGAGTGCAGTGAAGATGTAGAGCTGACCCTTGATCTTTTCAAAGAGTTGCAGAGCAATTCCAGCAATTTTTTCTATAGTGTGCAGGTTGACAAGGCATGCCGTGTGAAGAATATATTCTGGTCTCATGCTGTATCAAGGAGGAATTTTCAGGCCTTTGGCGATGTTGTGACGTTTAATACTACATATAAGACTAATAGTTACAACATGCCATTTGCTCCGTTCGTAGGAGTGAATAATCATTTTCAGAGCATATTGTTTGGGTGTGCATTACTTAGAGATGAGACAGTTGAGTCTTTCAATTGGTTGTTCTCTACGTTCAGGAAGTGCATGAATGGAAAGGAGCCGCAGTGCATACTTACCG ATAATTGCCAACAGATGGCCGCCTCTATTAAAAAAGTTTTTCCAAAAGCGTCTCATCGTGTTTGCAAGTGGCATATACTTAAGAAGGTGAGGGAAAATTGTGGAAATATCTACAGCACTAGAGAAACATTCAAAGAAGACTTTCATAGGGTGTTAACTCAGATGTTGACAGTAGATGAGTTTGAGGGGGCATGGAAGGAATTAATTTCCGAGTATAAGCTGGAAGATTGTGTGTATCTGAAGCAGATGTGGGATATCAGGGAAAAGTGGGCATTTCCTTATTTTGGGCAGTTGTTCTATGCTGGAATGACAACTACACAGAGGAGCGAGTCAGTTAATTATGTCTTGAAAAGGTTTGTTATGCCGGCCTCTTCGATGAATGGTTTCGTAAAGAAGTATGAGAGATTCTTCATAGACAGATTACAGATGGAAGATTATGAGGAATTTCATACTAAACAC GACAAAGTTGTTATGAAGACTAGATCACCATTGGAAAGACATGCTTCAAAGGTATATACTCGTGGTGTATTCAACTTATTTGTGGAGCAGCTATTGGAAAGTTTGTCCTTCAAGGTCGTCGCGACTGATGAGGAGAGTGTCTTTAAAATAGTACGTATTGGGGGTTTTTCTCGGAACATCTGGCGACGGCACCGTTATGAAGTGTATGCAGACCTTGAAAGCATGACATTTTCATGTGTATGTAAGATGTTTGAGCACAAGGGTATACTGTGTTGTCATGTGCTTAGT GTCCTGATACATGATGGTTGCGCTGAGATCCCAGAGCAGTATGTCTTGAAGCGATGGACGAAGGATGCTAGAGACCGTGTGCCTTCATTCCTGGAGGGTTACAAAGATGATGTTGATGCCGCTGCTTCTCAGACGTACAGGCATCTGGTGCTCCATACGACATCAGAGGAGGTAAATCGTCTTGGTAACAAATACATGAAGGCTTACAAGGTGACCATGGAAGACCTATCTCAATTGGTGGAAAAACTGAGAAAGGTCTGTCTGGAGGAAGAGCAGGCTATTCTGGAAGGGGCAGAAGTTGAGGGTGATGTACATAATCAGACGCATGATCGTACAACAGCTGATGGTGATAGAACGCCAGGAGAAGGAGATAGTACTCCCCATGTCCATGAAGTCAGTGAAGGCCCATTCGAGGAAGGGGTGAGTATGGAAGATATTTTGCCACCTGTTAATAATCGTCCAAGAGGCAGGCCAAAAACTACAAGATGGAAAACTGGTGGGGAAGTAGCTAGTACAAAGAAGAGTGGTAAGAAAGTGGGTGGCAACAGTGATAGCACAAAGCAAGGTAGAGATGCTTCTGGGAAGAAAGAGTCTGACATCATTAGGTATTGTGGAGAATGTGGTGACCCGGGACATAATAAGACGACATGTGGGAAGCCATCCACGTACAAGAGGAAGTATGTTTACAAGGAATAG
- the LOC123133583 gene encoding uncharacterized protein → MENKKISILDSLSALGPFNESRISRHNKTCHTIAYHLAECMRLAFPGWDEDIPSWGIEVVENIPEQQNSDDCGFLVLNFMRNWNGLRLINFISKDSNDLRCTFLLDLLTFKTNEASLPDWVKLQLSQLRD, encoded by the exons ATGGAGAACAAGAAAATATCGATACTTGACTCGCTCAGTGCACTAGGCCCCTTCAACGAATCAAGAATATCTAGACATAACAAGACATGTCACACCATAGCATATCATCTCGCCGAGTGCATGAGGTTAGCTTTTCCTGGATGGGATGAGGACATACCTAGCTGGGGTATTGAGGTCGTAGAGAACATACCAGAACAACAAAACTC GGATGATTGCGGTTTTCTTGTATTGAACTTCATGCGCAACTGGAATGGCCTCCGTCTAATTAATTTCATAAGCAAG GATTCTAACGACCTAAGGTGCACTTTTCTACTGGACTTGCTGACGTTCAAGACAAATGAAGCTTCTCTTCCAGATTGGGTTAAACTCCAGCTCAGCCAGCTTAGGGATTAG